Proteins found in one Acidobacteriota bacterium genomic segment:
- the ispF gene encoding 2-C-methyl-D-erythritol 2,4-cyclodiphosphate synthase: MTRIGFGYDIHAFSPGRGLVLGGVKIPAERGLLGHSDADVLLHAICDALLGAAALGDIGSHFPDDDEQFRGTPSTEFLKEVARLIKVHHYTVANLDATVVLESPRIAAYVPRMRETIAEVLELETDQVSVKATTHERLGALGKGEGCAAYAVALIQPF, translated from the coding sequence ATGACTCGGATTGGATTTGGATACGATATTCATGCTTTTTCCCCGGGACGCGGTCTGGTTCTGGGAGGTGTCAAGATTCCGGCGGAACGAGGGCTGTTGGGCCATTCGGACGCCGATGTCCTCTTGCATGCCATCTGCGACGCTCTCCTGGGAGCGGCGGCGCTGGGTGACATCGGCAGCCACTTCCCGGACGATGACGAACAGTTCCGGGGAACCCCCAGCACCGAATTCCTGAAGGAAGTCGCCCGGCTGATCAAGGTTCACCACTACACCGTTGCCAATCTGGATGCGACAGTGGTGCTGGAATCTCCCAGGATCGCCGCCTACGTGCCCCGGATGCGGGAAACCATCGCCGAGGTCCTGGAACTGGAGACCGACCAGGTATCGGTCAAGGCAACCACCCACGAGCGCCTGGGAGCGTTGGGAAAAGGGGAGGGATGCGCCGCCTACGCGGTCGCCTTGATTCAGCCGTTCTGA
- a CDS encoding acylphosphatase, giving the protein MKAGTRILIGGAVQGVGFRYFIYRHASRLGLVGFVRNLRGGEVEIELEGERTLIEALLTQARTGPIMARVDHLQIDWRDWLDRYTHFEIRH; this is encoded by the coding sequence GTGAAAGCGGGGACCAGAATACTGATTGGCGGCGCCGTCCAGGGAGTCGGATTCCGCTACTTCATCTATCGCCACGCCTCCCGTCTGGGGCTGGTTGGATTCGTCAGAAATCTGCGCGGTGGAGAGGTGGAGATTGAACTCGAGGGTGAGCGCACTCTCATCGAAGCCCTGCTGACGCAGGCGCGCACGGGCCCGATCATGGCCCGGGTGGACCATCTCCAGATCGACTGGCGAGACTGGCTGGACAGGTACACTCACTTCGAAATCCGGCACTGA
- a CDS encoding 4a-hydroxytetrahydrobiopterin dehydratase — MTTKSEVGDLIHRNCVPCRGGVPPLEGEAIRKLLREVTAWEAVQDHHLVKSFRFKNFKTALNFVNEVGELSEQEWHHPDLALAWGRVDVKIYTHKIDGLSDNDFILAAKIDRLYSSAPGRKPDVSK; from the coding sequence ATGACCACAAAATCCGAAGTCGGCGACTTGATCCACCGGAACTGCGTTCCTTGCCGCGGGGGAGTTCCACCCCTCGAGGGAGAAGCGATCCGCAAGCTCTTGCGGGAAGTGACCGCGTGGGAAGCGGTACAGGATCACCATCTGGTCAAAAGCTTCCGGTTCAAGAATTTCAAGACGGCTCTGAACTTCGTGAACGAGGTGGGCGAGTTGTCTGAGCAGGAATGGCACCACCCGGACCTGGCCCTGGCCTGGGGCAGGGTGGACGTCAAGATCTACACCCACAAGATCGACGGGTTGAGCGACAACGATTTCATCCTGGCGGCCAAGATCGACCGCCTCTACTCATCGGCGCCCGGCCGCAAGCCCGATGTGTCCAAGTAG